The Prosthecobacter dejongeii genome contains a region encoding:
- the tkt gene encoding transketolase — translation MNKAILAQAANEARGLAMDAVHKCSSGHLGLPLGSAEIGAVLFGETLQCDPAEPKWLNRDRFILSAGHGSMFIYSWLHLSGYAVSIEDVSNFRVLHSITPGHPEFHETPGVESTTGPLGQGIGNAAGYALSGKMAAAKYNTAEHKIIDNHIIALAGDGCLQEGVAREAVAFAAHNGLDNLIVIFDSNDVTLDAMAKVTQSEDTQALYTALGWDAVTIDGHDLEAVKNAIEAAKKNDNGKPKIIIAKTIIGKGIPEVAGTAKGHGEGGAKFVDAAKKGLGIPEGTHFYVSDEVKAYFADLKAQRATAHAEWNQTFSAWSAANPGLAAELDAARNGSLKAEDLLKVIPEYPAEGKAATRNSGGEILNHIAKAVPHLITGSADLFGSTKNYLTGAGDFSATNPTGRNIWFGIREHAMGAICNGIAYDGLFLGSCATFLVFADYCRPSIRLAALAKLPVTYIFTHDSVGVGEDGPTHQPVETVSGLRVIPNLDVIRPGDAEEAAAAFAAAFSRADGPTLLALSRQDLPHQGSASAATRREGTLKGGYVLVKETAPLEAIVIATGSEVQWAVEGAKGKPGVRVVSLPCFERFDRQDAEYRESVLPAACTKRIAIEAGVTGLWWKYVGTQGQVIGIDRFGISAPGNTVFKELGITADAVAKALA, via the coding sequence ATGAACAAAGCCATCCTCGCTCAAGCCGCCAATGAAGCCCGTGGTCTCGCCATGGACGCCGTGCACAAGTGCTCCTCCGGCCACCTCGGCCTGCCCCTCGGCTCGGCTGAGATCGGAGCCGTCCTTTTCGGTGAAACCCTCCAGTGTGATCCTGCGGAGCCGAAGTGGCTGAACCGTGACCGTTTCATCCTGTCCGCTGGTCACGGCTCCATGTTCATCTATTCTTGGCTGCACCTCAGCGGCTACGCGGTGTCCATCGAAGACGTGTCGAATTTCCGCGTTCTGCATTCCATCACTCCTGGTCACCCTGAGTTCCATGAAACTCCTGGCGTGGAGTCCACCACGGGCCCTCTGGGCCAAGGCATCGGCAATGCCGCCGGTTATGCCCTTTCCGGCAAGATGGCAGCCGCGAAGTACAACACGGCTGAGCATAAGATCATTGATAACCACATCATCGCCCTGGCAGGTGACGGCTGTCTCCAGGAAGGTGTGGCCCGTGAAGCCGTGGCCTTTGCCGCGCACAACGGTCTGGACAACCTCATCGTCATCTTTGATTCCAACGACGTCACCCTCGACGCCATGGCCAAAGTGACCCAGAGTGAAGACACCCAGGCTCTCTACACCGCCCTGGGCTGGGACGCAGTGACGATTGATGGCCACGACCTCGAAGCCGTCAAGAATGCCATCGAAGCCGCCAAGAAGAACGACAACGGCAAGCCGAAGATCATCATCGCCAAGACCATCATTGGCAAAGGCATCCCTGAAGTCGCCGGCACAGCCAAAGGCCACGGCGAAGGCGGTGCTAAGTTTGTGGACGCCGCTAAAAAAGGCCTGGGCATCCCTGAAGGCACGCATTTCTACGTCAGCGACGAGGTAAAGGCTTACTTTGCCGACCTCAAGGCCCAGCGCGCCACCGCCCACGCCGAGTGGAACCAGACCTTCAGTGCCTGGAGCGCAGCCAACCCTGGCCTGGCTGCTGAACTGGACGCCGCCCGCAATGGCAGCCTGAAGGCTGAAGACCTCCTCAAGGTCATCCCTGAGTATCCGGCAGAAGGCAAGGCCGCCACACGCAACAGCGGTGGCGAGATCCTTAACCACATCGCCAAAGCGGTGCCTCACCTCATCACGGGCAGCGCCGACCTTTTCGGCTCCACTAAAAACTACCTCACAGGTGCAGGTGACTTCAGCGCCACCAACCCGACCGGTCGCAACATCTGGTTCGGCATCCGTGAGCACGCCATGGGCGCGATCTGCAACGGCATCGCCTATGACGGCCTGTTCCTGGGTAGCTGCGCCACCTTCCTGGTGTTCGCCGATTATTGCCGCCCGAGCATCCGCCTCGCCGCCCTGGCCAAGCTGCCTGTCACCTACATCTTCACCCATGACTCCGTGGGCGTGGGTGAAGACGGCCCGACCCACCAGCCGGTGGAAACCGTCAGCGGTCTGCGTGTGATCCCGAACCTGGACGTCATCCGTCCGGGCGATGCGGAAGAAGCTGCTGCGGCCTTTGCCGCCGCCTTCAGCCGTGCCGATGGCCCGACCCTCCTCGCCCTCAGCCGTCAGGATCTGCCTCACCAGGGCAGCGCCAGCGCCGCCACCCGCCGCGAAGGCACCCTCAAAGGTGGTTATGTCCTCGTGAAGGAAACCGCTCCCCTTGAAGCCATCGTCATCGCCACCGGTTCTGAAGTTCAGTGGGCTGTCGAAGGAGCGAAGGGCAAGCCCGGCGTCCGCGTGGTCAGCCTGCCTTGCTTTGAGCGTTTTGACCGCCAGGACGCTGAGTATCGTGAGTCCGTGCTGCCAGCCGCCTGCACCAAGCGCATCGCCATCGAAGCCGGTGTCACCGGTCTCTGGTGGAAATACGTCGGCACCCAGGGCCAGGTCATCGGCATTGACCGCTTCGGCATCAGCGCCCCAGGCAACACCGTCTTCAAGGAACTCGGCATCACCGCCGACGCCGTCGCCAAGGCCCTCGCCTGA
- a CDS encoding BlaI/MecI/CopY family transcriptional regulator — protein sequence MAKKSLPPLSAAEQALMDILWKRSLASVLDLLELVNEGRAEPVTRNTLQTQLTRLEAKGWISRDDSSRSHVYTPAVPEQRGRSSVLSELKQRFFGGSNLALVRCLVESEEITEEELVELRKLVRSGAVRKGGES from the coding sequence ATGGCCAAAAAATCCCTTCCTCCACTTTCCGCCGCCGAGCAGGCGTTGATGGACATTCTCTGGAAACGTTCGCTTGCCAGCGTGCTCGACTTGCTGGAGTTGGTCAATGAGGGGCGCGCCGAACCTGTCACCCGCAACACGCTCCAAACTCAGCTCACCCGCCTGGAAGCGAAGGGCTGGATCTCCCGCGACGACTCCAGCCGCAGCCATGTCTATACCCCCGCAGTCCCCGAGCAGCGAGGCCGCAGCAGCGTGCTGTCAGAACTCAAACAGCGCTTTTTTGGCGGCAGCAATCTGGCGCTGGTCCGCTGCCTTGTCGAAAGTGAAGAGATCACCGAGGAAGAATTGGTGGAGCTGCGCAAACTGGTCCGCAGCGGGGCGGTCAGGAAAGGAGGAGAGTCATGA
- a CDS encoding DUF3160 domain-containing protein: MRLCILSLLVTLATSHAQFTDPGEKAKEALEKSWQAAARQAGLGVQAVRHLEAEKVLMTDDEMLQSFQAYLASYRRDGTADSSDLPYFITTDALFQAYAWCLQKTVAAVERSQAEGIRDMMETLMIALEKADTLMQGDRALIQAAQQRAQFVVGVAAVLLDLKVALKPKALQDDVNHEVMRIRLAQGTGRPVRLKLASNAAADLDYTVFKPVSFYAEHPDLVGYFQAVRWLQVAPFVTDSPEDLLAIALLRLTLQSDHLVALKLNSDTDSLRDRRERMLSDLAGPADRPSVFGRLPYEPDNGIALYTTHKWIQVIVNDYKGKGFSSPGHPVEITSTLQPQSNALSAYVLPGSQLLDALFMEKLSRRHGPQYLPDALSIAAWLGSPYAAENEVGGEKAQKIRLEESPPLELSHTSSLHEKGLILLRRLFEKPAADAPAFMKTRAWQAKSCQTALTAWAQMRHVWTLRARPQYAVGAGIQEWPAFVEPLPDFFTGLADLCHETLQLLARAKVNLSSKTIARRLRRIADSYEKPPTDDEAKHRWQEMRMTVADLLYRDNLLSLDGDFNDPRNLATEVKHLRHSADIIERGEVNKNHPVAEALQNWINRENIPPLDGLEKVCLRLALLAHKQVRELPPLPEESEWLRYFGLHLSSFTDCHFTSATDDVPKAVRIFTNPSVGKALTAGIGRPRFLYVLYPWKGREILCRGAVLPYLESTTLQPLTDEEWKSRLHHPGDAPVQPAWLAPLRLEQ; the protein is encoded by the coding sequence ATGCGGTTGTGCATTCTTTCCCTCCTCGTCACGCTGGCCACATCTCATGCACAATTCACGGATCCCGGTGAGAAGGCTAAGGAGGCCTTGGAAAAATCCTGGCAGGCGGCAGCCCGTCAAGCCGGGCTAGGTGTCCAGGCCGTCCGGCATCTTGAGGCTGAAAAGGTGCTGATGACCGATGATGAAATGCTCCAGAGCTTTCAGGCCTATCTGGCGTCTTATCGTCGCGACGGCACCGCAGACTCTTCCGATCTGCCTTACTTCATCACCACGGACGCCCTGTTCCAAGCCTATGCTTGGTGCCTGCAAAAGACCGTGGCTGCGGTGGAACGATCTCAGGCCGAAGGCATTCGCGACATGATGGAGACGTTGATGATCGCCCTCGAAAAGGCGGATACGCTGATGCAGGGTGATCGGGCTTTGATCCAGGCGGCCCAGCAACGGGCGCAATTTGTCGTAGGTGTAGCCGCCGTTCTGCTGGACCTCAAAGTGGCTCTGAAGCCCAAGGCCTTGCAAGACGATGTAAACCACGAGGTAATGCGCATACGCCTAGCTCAGGGGACGGGCCGACCAGTCCGGCTGAAACTGGCCTCAAATGCCGCTGCAGATCTAGACTACACCGTCTTCAAGCCTGTCAGCTTTTATGCGGAACACCCGGATCTGGTGGGTTATTTCCAAGCGGTCCGTTGGCTGCAAGTCGCCCCTTTCGTCACCGATTCTCCTGAAGATCTGCTGGCCATCGCCCTACTCCGGCTCACCCTCCAAAGCGACCATCTCGTGGCCTTGAAACTGAACTCTGACACGGACAGCTTGCGAGATCGCCGGGAACGCATGCTGAGTGATCTGGCCGGCCCGGCCGACCGGCCCTCCGTATTTGGCCGGCTCCCCTATGAACCGGACAACGGCATCGCCCTATACACGACCCACAAGTGGATTCAGGTCATCGTCAACGACTACAAGGGAAAAGGCTTTTCATCGCCCGGTCATCCAGTCGAAATCACCTCCACTTTGCAACCGCAAAGCAATGCCCTGTCGGCTTACGTACTTCCCGGTTCTCAACTGCTGGATGCCCTCTTCATGGAAAAACTCTCCCGCCGTCATGGTCCCCAATACCTGCCCGATGCGCTTAGCATTGCCGCCTGGCTGGGGTCACCTTACGCCGCCGAAAACGAGGTCGGCGGAGAAAAAGCCCAGAAGATCCGCCTGGAGGAATCCCCTCCCCTGGAGCTATCACACACCAGCAGTCTTCATGAAAAGGGGTTAATTCTCCTGCGCCGCCTCTTTGAGAAACCAGCGGCTGATGCCCCCGCCTTTATGAAGACCCGTGCTTGGCAGGCCAAGTCGTGCCAGACAGCCCTGACAGCTTGGGCGCAGATGCGACATGTATGGACACTGCGGGCCCGCCCGCAGTATGCAGTTGGAGCCGGCATCCAGGAATGGCCAGCATTTGTCGAACCGCTGCCAGACTTTTTCACTGGTCTGGCCGACCTATGTCATGAGACCCTTCAGCTGTTGGCAAGAGCTAAAGTCAATCTGTCTTCAAAAACCATCGCGCGTAGGTTGCGCCGCATTGCTGACAGCTATGAAAAGCCGCCCACGGATGACGAAGCCAAGCATCGCTGGCAGGAGATGCGGATGACGGTCGCCGATCTCCTCTATCGCGACAATCTGCTGTCCCTCGACGGAGATTTTAATGATCCCAGGAATTTGGCGACGGAGGTCAAACATCTGCGGCATAGCGCTGACATCATCGAACGGGGTGAAGTGAACAAGAATCATCCCGTCGCGGAAGCTCTTCAAAACTGGATAAACCGTGAAAACATTCCTCCACTGGATGGCCTGGAAAAGGTCTGCCTGCGGCTGGCACTCCTCGCCCATAAACAAGTCCGTGAGCTCCCCCCCCTACCTGAAGAAAGCGAATGGCTGCGTTACTTCGGTTTGCATCTGTCCAGCTTCACTGACTGCCATTTTACCAGCGCCACTGACGATGTTCCGAAGGCAGTGCGGATTTTTACAAATCCCTCCGTCGGCAAGGCCCTAACCGCTGGCATTGGACGCCCCCGTTTCCTGTATGTTCTTTATCCATGGAAAGGGAGGGAGATTCTCTGCCGCGGGGCTGTGCTGCCCTACCTCGAAAGCACCACCCTGCAACCGCTGACGGATGAGGAATGGAAGTCCCGGCTTCATCATCCCGGCGATGCGCCGGTCCAGCCTGCCTGGCTCGCACCTTTGAGGTTGGAGCAATAG
- a CDS encoding M56 family metallopeptidase, with translation MSPENVLFLNFGLHSLAFGFLGWLLLSCLIRDALRRSVSAMMAILFSVGGPWLVSSLPPLGGGRDMPALTALHQTLDSGWSIVIRQEMSPATSTQTITPDVSNFVRYGDRWMFWLKWICLSGTVILLFRHLWQTVRIVVWRRGLRKPTPEEIESIPQALRGKPLAVFHHPGTPCVVGWFRPLIAVPASSFGTLTARQWHWLVLHEEEHLRGRDTLVSWFLECARSVLWWNPFIHALIECHARAREEICDAAAVREAGGNKDYAEFLLSWVRACHPMAGVMPMAQSRPAQRLRGRLTALVEARPIRHRLGVIFLLACTAGAVIGPLLIASIGLAVSTDSAAAQPVKSASLPGENSSLFTRTYVVSPNILSSPSNPANKVTPREFLESKGIPFPKHAMAIFQTNTSHLQVTNTLANLEKTRQVLNTASMIQPQVYFVTRFIQADRFFGIHGAVLDNKSAAALIANVSQKAGIDVLSAPRVTTKMGQRAVVEVGHFNPANPEQLVGIRQELVPSKAAGGKVFIDTKSSFGLEPGEKLISSKFSLPKDWSQVKVYTRNGRAELASGETLVQNLQVGGKQMTLLIAATALLPDGTETSHFEEVANVRWPVQVGSDIPYEPGAAPIEQNTSPRIADKKVFLSVAVADVPEVSQLAASLGWDGKEKVEPDRLLGVLDSHLNGQFLVTGVLTEAQFSLVMRALGKQQGASIVALPGGAVENGKEAVFHLPENLGGQPFAVTPRVWADGYTIDLNVAPPSLDHAPKKAVTTAVTIWPSQTLILGGYLREVKDQGRLIFVTASLIEENGKATQ, from the coding sequence ATGAGCCCTGAAAACGTCCTTTTTCTTAACTTTGGCCTGCATAGCCTGGCGTTTGGATTCCTCGGCTGGCTTCTCTTGAGTTGCCTGATTCGCGATGCCTTGAGGCGCAGTGTCTCGGCGATGATGGCCATTCTCTTTTCGGTTGGCGGGCCATGGCTGGTTTCTTCGCTGCCGCCCTTGGGGGGAGGAAGAGACATGCCCGCCTTGACGGCGCTTCATCAAACGCTGGACTCGGGCTGGAGCATTGTCATTCGGCAGGAGATGTCTCCTGCAACTTCCACGCAAACGATCACGCCTGATGTATCAAATTTTGTTAGGTATGGGGACCGTTGGATGTTTTGGCTGAAGTGGATTTGCTTGAGTGGCACTGTGATCCTGCTATTCAGGCATTTGTGGCAGACAGTCCGGATTGTGGTGTGGAGAAGGGGTCTGAGAAAGCCGACACCGGAAGAAATTGAATCAATCCCACAAGCCTTGCGCGGTAAGCCGCTGGCCGTTTTTCATCACCCAGGCACTCCCTGTGTGGTGGGCTGGTTCCGACCTCTCATTGCCGTACCAGCTTCATCCTTCGGTACACTGACTGCAAGGCAATGGCACTGGCTGGTCCTTCATGAGGAGGAGCATTTGCGTGGAAGAGACACGCTGGTCTCCTGGTTCCTCGAATGTGCACGCTCTGTTCTGTGGTGGAACCCTTTCATTCATGCGCTCATTGAGTGTCATGCTCGGGCCCGGGAAGAAATCTGCGATGCGGCTGCGGTGCGAGAGGCAGGCGGAAACAAAGACTATGCCGAATTTCTGCTCAGTTGGGTCCGGGCCTGCCACCCCATGGCGGGCGTCATGCCGATGGCTCAATCACGACCTGCACAGCGGTTGCGGGGACGGCTGACGGCGCTTGTCGAAGCTCGCCCGATACGTCATCGGCTGGGGGTGATTTTTTTACTGGCATGCACCGCCGGGGCAGTCATTGGGCCACTGCTCATCGCTTCTATCGGTCTGGCAGTTTCCACCGACTCAGCCGCCGCCCAGCCCGTCAAGTCGGCCAGCCTTCCTGGCGAAAACAGTTCCTTGTTTACCCGCACGTATGTGGTCTCCCCGAATATCCTTTCGTCTCCTTCCAATCCTGCCAACAAGGTCACTCCCAGAGAGTTTCTGGAAAGCAAAGGCATCCCTTTTCCTAAACATGCGATGGCCATTTTTCAAACCAACACCTCTCACCTTCAGGTGACCAACACGCTCGCGAATCTGGAAAAGACCCGCCAGGTTTTAAACACAGCATCGATGATTCAGCCTCAGGTCTATTTCGTCACGCGGTTCATCCAGGCAGACCGGTTTTTCGGGATTCACGGTGCTGTTTTGGATAACAAGTCCGCCGCCGCTCTGATTGCAAATGTCAGTCAAAAGGCTGGAATTGACGTGCTAAGTGCACCCCGCGTCACTACGAAAATGGGGCAGCGGGCTGTTGTCGAAGTTGGCCACTTTAATCCTGCAAATCCGGAGCAACTGGTGGGAATCCGCCAAGAACTGGTGCCATCCAAGGCCGCTGGGGGAAAGGTATTCATCGACACAAAATCCTCTTTTGGATTGGAGCCAGGGGAAAAATTGATTTCCTCCAAATTCAGCCTGCCCAAGGATTGGTCACAGGTCAAGGTTTACACCCGTAATGGCAGGGCTGAACTGGCCTCTGGGGAGACCTTGGTGCAGAACCTACAGGTCGGCGGGAAACAAATGACCCTCTTGATCGCGGCCACTGCCCTTCTGCCGGACGGCACTGAGACCAGTCATTTTGAGGAAGTCGCAAATGTCCGCTGGCCGGTTCAGGTAGGAAGTGACATCCCCTACGAGCCTGGAGCCGCTCCAATAGAGCAAAATACGTCCCCTAGGATAGCTGACAAAAAGGTCTTTTTATCCGTCGCTGTGGCAGATGTACCAGAAGTTTCCCAACTAGCTGCTAGTTTGGGTTGGGACGGTAAGGAAAAAGTGGAACCTGATCGTCTTTTAGGCGTTTTAGATTCCCATCTCAATGGACAGTTTTTGGTCACTGGAGTCCTGACTGAAGCTCAGTTTAGCCTCGTGATGCGTGCCTTGGGGAAACAGCAAGGTGCTTCGATTGTGGCCTTGCCAGGGGGTGCGGTGGAAAATGGGAAAGAGGCCGTTTTCCACTTACCTGAAAATCTAGGAGGCCAACCGTTCGCCGTCACACCACGGGTCTGGGCTGATGGCTACACGATTGATCTGAATGTGGCGCCTCCGAGCCTTGATCATGCCCCCAAAAAAGCGGTTACCACAGCAGTGACGATTTGGCCAAGCCAGACACTCATCCTTGGCGGCTACCTGAGAGAAGTGAAGGACCAAGGTCGCCTCATCTTTGTCACGGCCTCTCTTATCGAAGAAAACGGCAAAGCGACCCAGTAA
- the kefF gene encoding glutathione-regulated potassium-efflux system oxidoreductase KefF produces the protein MARVLILFAHPALHRSRVNVSLMDAVQGMEGVTFRDLYEEYPNLHIDFETEQELLLEHDVIVWQHPFYWYSAPAILKEWQDVVLKYGFAYGEGGTKLAGKKVMSALTTGGPEEAYQREGYNRYTMKELLAPFDQTARLCGMEYLEPFVIHGVRQLTDEQIQAWAQRYKQCILELRNL, from the coding sequence ATGGCCCGCGTCCTCATTCTTTTTGCTCATCCGGCGTTGCATCGCTCACGTGTGAATGTGTCGTTGATGGACGCGGTGCAAGGGATGGAAGGCGTGACGTTTCGTGATCTCTATGAAGAGTATCCAAACCTGCACATAGACTTTGAGACTGAGCAGGAGCTGTTGCTGGAGCATGATGTCATCGTGTGGCAGCATCCTTTCTACTGGTACTCAGCGCCAGCGATCCTCAAGGAATGGCAGGATGTGGTGCTAAAGTATGGCTTTGCCTACGGAGAAGGCGGCACCAAGCTGGCGGGCAAAAAGGTGATGAGTGCGCTGACCACAGGTGGCCCGGAGGAAGCGTACCAGCGAGAAGGCTACAACCGCTACACGATGAAGGAGTTGCTGGCCCCCTTCGACCAAACCGCACGCCTTTGCGGCATGGAGTATCTGGAGCCTTTTGTCATCCATGGAGTTAGGCAACTGACAGACGAACAGATTCAAGCCTGGGCGCAACGTTACAAACAGTGCATTCTCGAATTGAGAAACCTTTGA